In Microbacterium lushaniae, the following are encoded in one genomic region:
- a CDS encoding ketopantoate reductase family protein, whose protein sequence is MSRSDPGAAAPGAEVDAGSVASVVVVGAGAMGRLFAARLSEVGTRVTLVDVDADLLRALSERGVRLEDDAGVREVPVPACRADDLTGAADLYIVFTKGMHTRAAVAAIARFAGTGARVLTLQNGLGNPELLAEVFPADRIVAGVAALPADAWGATGVRSRGRGHLELGAFVPAGAAAVGPVAAVLASAGFDARVSPDIATAVWEKVAFNTALNVLAALTGAANAAMDTPPGRRVIARVLEEVVAVAHALGVAVDADRIRAATEHALTAHGEHRASMLQDVTAGRPAEIESIPGAVIERARAAGVPVPALEALTDALRVAVTVRR, encoded by the coding sequence ATGTCGCGGAGTGACCCCGGTGCGGCCGCGCCGGGAGCGGAGGTGGATGCCGGGAGCGTCGCATCCGTCGTCGTCGTGGGCGCCGGCGCGATGGGTCGCCTGTTCGCTGCCCGCCTGAGCGAAGTGGGCACGCGCGTGACGCTCGTGGACGTGGACGCGGATCTGCTGCGCGCGCTGTCGGAGCGCGGCGTCCGCCTGGAGGACGACGCAGGCGTGCGCGAGGTCCCGGTGCCCGCATGCCGCGCCGACGACCTGACGGGCGCGGCGGATCTGTACATCGTCTTCACCAAGGGCATGCACACGCGCGCCGCCGTCGCCGCCATCGCCCGGTTCGCCGGCACCGGAGCCCGGGTGCTGACCCTGCAGAACGGGCTGGGCAATCCCGAGCTCCTCGCGGAGGTGTTCCCCGCCGACCGGATCGTCGCGGGGGTGGCGGCCCTGCCCGCCGATGCGTGGGGCGCGACCGGCGTGCGCTCGCGAGGCCGAGGCCATCTGGAACTCGGCGCTTTCGTCCCCGCCGGGGCTGCGGCGGTGGGCCCGGTCGCCGCCGTCCTGGCATCCGCCGGATTCGACGCGCGGGTCTCGCCCGACATCGCCACGGCCGTGTGGGAGAAAGTCGCCTTCAACACCGCGCTCAATGTGCTGGCCGCGCTCACCGGGGCCGCCAACGCCGCGATGGACACCCCGCCCGGGCGGCGCGTGATCGCCCGCGTGCTCGAGGAGGTCGTCGCCGTGGCGCACGCGCTCGGCGTCGCGGTGGACGCCGACCGCATCCGCGCCGCCACCGAGCACGCTCTCACCGCGCACGGGGAGCATCGCGCCTCCATGCTGCAGGACGTGACGGCCGGCCGCCCCGCCGAGATCGAGTCCATCCCGGGCGCCGTCATCGAGCGGGCGCGTGCCGCGGGTGTGCCCGTCCCGGCGCTGGAAGCACTCACCGACGCGCTGCGCGTCGCCGTGACGGTGC